Proteins from one Pithys albifrons albifrons isolate INPA30051 chromosome 2, PitAlb_v1, whole genome shotgun sequence genomic window:
- the GGPS1 gene encoding geranylgeranyl pyrophosphate synthase isoform X2 codes for MLHNASLLVDDIEDNSKLRRGFPVAHSIYGIPSVINCANYVYFLGLEKVLTLDHPDAVKVFTRQLLELHKGQGLDIYWRDTYTCPTEAEYKAMVLQKTGGLFGLAVGLMQLFSNYKKDLKPLLNTLGLFFQIRDDYANLHSKEYSENKSFCEDLTEGKFSFPTIHAIWSRPESTQVQNILRQRTENIDIKKYCVHYLENVGSFEYTRNTLKELESEAYKQIESLGGNPELVALVEQLSKMFKETEN; via the coding sequence ATGTTGCACAATGCAAGTCTACTTGTGGATGATATTGAAGATAACTCAAAGCTACGACGCGGCTTTCCAGTGGCACACAGTATCTATGGAATTCCATCTGTAATCAACTGTGCTAATTATGTGTATTTTCTTGGCTTAGAGAAGGTTTTAACTCTTGATCATCCAGATGCTGTTAAAGTTTTTACCCGTCAACTTTTGGAACTCCATAAAGGTCAAGGCCTGGATATTTACTGGAGGGATACTTACACCTGTCCTACGGAGGCTGAATATAAAGCCATGGTACTGCAAAAGACAGGTGGGCTCTTCGGATTAGCTGTAGGCCTCATGCAGCTGTTCTCAAATTACAAAAAAGACTTAAAGCCACTTCTTAACACActtggtctcttcttccaaatAAGAGATGACTATGCCAACTTGCACTCCAAAGAATATAGTGAGAACAAGAGTTTTTGTGAAGACTTAACTGAGGGCAAGTTCTCATTCCCAACCATTCATGCAATTTGGTCAAGACCTGAAAGTACTCAGGTGCAAAACATTCTGCGTCAAAGAACAGAGAATATagatataaaaaaatactgtgtgCATTACCTTGAAAATGTTGGTTCCTTTGAGTACACTCGGAATACATTGAAAGAGCTTGAATCGGAAGCCTATAAACAAATTGAATCCCTAGGGGGAAACCCTGAGCTTGTAGCACTAGTTGAACAGCTGAGCAAAATGttcaaagaaactgaaaattaa